In the genome of Xyrauchen texanus isolate HMW12.3.18 chromosome 33, RBS_HiC_50CHRs, whole genome shotgun sequence, one region contains:
- the star2 gene encoding steroidogenic acute regulatory protein, mitochondrial — MLPAVVKLCCGISYPHLRSMAGLQRAALAALGQELSHLQNAGHITHPAWSGSLRWSWGKDFKKTEEVGTKDVALGDEDMCYLRQGEEALKKAQDIVESKDGWKIELAEKNGEVIYSKVLQGNRKVFRLEAELDATPEELYDILFIRVEEMHQWNPSIRQIKVLKHVGKSTMVTHEVSGETAGNLIGQRDFLSVRHSSKSKTRIYLGGAATRCESLPPQPGFVRAEDGPTCIILQPLHGHPGKSHFIWLLNMDVKGWLPTSLVNKALPRAQVDFTKHLRRRLAAQNPEDSRT, encoded by the exons ATGCTGCCGGCCGTCGTGAAGCTCTGCTGTGGAATCTCCTATCCACACTTACGGAGCATGGCAG GGCTGCAGCGGGCAGCTCTTGCAGCGTTGGGGCAGGAGCTCTCGCATCTACAGAACGCAGGACACATTACTCATCCTGCATGGAGCGGATCTCTGAGGTGGTCTTGGGGGAAGGACTTTAAAA AGACTGAAGAAGTGGGGACAAAAGACGTTGCATTGGGCGATGAGGACATGTGTTATCTGAGACAAGGCGAAGAGGCCCTGAAAAAAGCTCAAGACATCGTGGAGTCCAAGGACGGATGGAAAATCGAGCTGGCCGAG AAGAATGGAGAAGTGATCTATAGCAAGGTTCTCCAGGGTAACCGGAAGGTTTTCCGCCTGGAAGCAGAGCTGGACGCAACGCCAGAGGAACTTTATGACATCCTGTTCATAAGAGTGGAAGAGATGCACCAATGGAACCCAAGCATCAGACAAATCAAA GTTTTGAAACATGTGGGGAAGAGCACCATGGTTACGCACGAGGTGTCTGGAGAAACAGCAGGAAATCTGATTGGCCAGCGGGACTTCCTGAGTGTCAGGCATTCGTCCAAGAGCAAGACACGTATTTATTTAGGCGGAGCTGCAACTCGGTGTGAGTCTCTTCCGCCCCAGCCGGGATTTGTCAG GGCTGAAGATGGCCCCACCTGTATCATCCTGCAGCCGCTCCACGGTCATCCCGGGAAGAGTCATTTCATCTGGCTGCTCAACATGGATGTGAAG GGCTGGCTGCCCACATCACTCGTGAATAAAGCTCTTCCTCGAGCTCAGGTGGACTTCACCAAACATCTGCGGCGCCGTCTGGCTGCACAGAACCCAGAGGACAGCAGAACATGA